Proteins encoded together in one Archocentrus centrarchus isolate MPI-CPG fArcCen1 unplaced genomic scaffold, fArcCen1 scaffold_44_ctg1, whole genome shotgun sequence window:
- the LOC115777171 gene encoding uncharacterized protein LOC115777171 isoform X3 produces MAESQVLKNIGDAIAGVLPDLPDQLVKSVEDTLKTLGAATTDDLKYITENDLLPVLKPIQARRLVAAWTQNSSSCFAAETFMLSIDKKIVNDRITTFTSAICLMFGSYYCFNIHYPVELRSTLEFLQRCFFSINPERGTKVESKKKKVFSVNPRVLTLISDIAD; encoded by the exons ATGGCTGAATCACAGGTGCTAAAGAACATAGGGGATGCGATAGCAGGAGTGCTTCCGGACCTTCCTGATCAACTTGTCAAGTCAGTTGAAGATACTTTGAAAACACTTGGTGCCGCAACCACAGATGATTTAAAGTACATTACAGAAAATGACTTGCTGCCAGTGTTAAAGCCCATACAAGCCCGAAGACTGGTTGCTGCCTGGACCCAAAATA GTTCCTCCTGCTTCGCTGCTGAGACATTCATGTTGAGCATCGACAAGAAGATCGTTAACGACCGCATCACAACCTTCACCTCCGCCATCTGCCTGATGTTTGGCAGCTATTACTGCTTTAACATACACTACCCTGTGGAACTACGATCAACACTGGAGTTCCTCCAACg gtGTTTCTTTTCCATAAATCCTGAGAGAGGCACCAAGGTTGAAtccaagaagaaaaaagtgttcTCAGTCAATCCCAGAGTCCTCACTCTCATCTCAGACATTGCTGACTGA
- the LOC115777171 gene encoding uncharacterized protein LOC115777171 isoform X1 has protein sequence MMMTQMKYLQKKKQVFKTPMAVLAGSQSICHSLRLWRVSLKKKEEMKTLFKKNYSTDVVKKLVKCTYYTQRKDINKGASIQKLCQEWPFLFNELGMPAHFQELTGVNLMETFLANVDKKGARLLKFLRNVDAQKRKQVLNALLKLQTERGQSSGCSQEVIEMLLLLLAHFDEKEELLFHCVETTSLAQDVQMEKVPPTPFIIVCGSSCFAAETFMLSIDKKIVNDRITTFTSAICLMFGSYYCFNIHYPVELRSTLEFLQRCFFSINPERGTKVESKKKKVFSVNPRVLTLISDIAD, from the exons atgatgatgacacAGATGAAatacctgcagaaaaaaaagcaagtgtTCAAGACACCTATGGCTGTATTAGCTGGGAGCCAAAGCATTTGCCACTCTCTGAGACTGTGGAGAgtcagcttgaaaaaaaaagaagaaatgaagaCATTGTTTAAAAAGAACTACAGTACAGATGTTGTGAAAAAACTAGTCAAGTGCACCTATTACACCCAGCGTAAAGACATCAACAAAGGGGCAAGCATCCAGAAACTATGCCAGGAATGGCCCTTTCTCTTCAATGAACTTGGTATGCCAGCACATTTCCAAGAGCTGACTGGTGTGAATCTGATGGAGACCTTCCTTGCCAATGTAGACAAAAAGGGGGCACGTCTGTTAAAGTTCCTGAGAAATGTTGATGCACAAAAACGCAAACAAGTCCTGAATGCTCTTCTCAAGCTTCAGACTGAAAGAGGTCAGTCCAGTGGTTGCTCGCAAGAAGTCATTGAGATGCTGCTTCTTTTACTGGCTCATTTTGATGAGAAGGAAGAGcttctgtttcactgtgttgAGACAACAAGCCTTGCACAGGATGTTCAGATGGAGAAAGTGCCACCAACACCCTTTATTATTGTTTGTG GTTCCTCCTGCTTCGCTGCTGAGACATTCATGTTGAGCATCGACAAGAAGATCGTTAACGACCGCATCACAACCTTCACCTCCGCCATCTGCCTGATGTTTGGCAGCTATTACTGCTTTAACATACACTACCCTGTGGAACTACGATCAACACTGGAGTTCCTCCAACg gtGTTTCTTTTCCATAAATCCTGAGAGAGGCACCAAGGTTGAAtccaagaagaaaaaagtgttcTCAGTCAATCCCAGAGTCCTCACTCTCATCTCAGACATTGCTGACTGA
- the LOC115777171 gene encoding uncharacterized protein LOC115777171 isoform X2, which yields MMMTQMKYLQKKKQVFKTPMAVLAGSQSICHSLRLWRVSLKKKEEMKTLFKKNYSTDVVKKLVKCTYYTQRKDINKGASIQKLCQEWPFLFNELGMPAHFQELTGVNLMETFLANVDKKGARLLKFLRNVDAQKRKQVLNALLKLQTERGQSSGCSQEVIEMLLLLLAHFDEKEELLFHCVETTSLAQDVQMEKVPPTPFIIVCGTFMLSIDKKIVNDRITTFTSAICLMFGSYYCFNIHYPVELRSTLEFLQRCFFSINPERGTKVESKKKKVFSVNPRVLTLISDIAD from the exons atgatgatgacacAGATGAAatacctgcagaaaaaaaagcaagtgtTCAAGACACCTATGGCTGTATTAGCTGGGAGCCAAAGCATTTGCCACTCTCTGAGACTGTGGAGAgtcagcttgaaaaaaaaagaagaaatgaagaCATTGTTTAAAAAGAACTACAGTACAGATGTTGTGAAAAAACTAGTCAAGTGCACCTATTACACCCAGCGTAAAGACATCAACAAAGGGGCAAGCATCCAGAAACTATGCCAGGAATGGCCCTTTCTCTTCAATGAACTTGGTATGCCAGCACATTTCCAAGAGCTGACTGGTGTGAATCTGATGGAGACCTTCCTTGCCAATGTAGACAAAAAGGGGGCACGTCTGTTAAAGTTCCTGAGAAATGTTGATGCACAAAAACGCAAACAAGTCCTGAATGCTCTTCTCAAGCTTCAGACTGAAAGAGGTCAGTCCAGTGGTTGCTCGCAAGAAGTCATTGAGATGCTGCTTCTTTTACTGGCTCATTTTGATGAGAAGGAAGAGcttctgtttcactgtgttgAGACAACAAGCCTTGCACAGGATGTTCAGATGGAGAAAGTGCCACCAACACCCTTTATTATTGTTTGTGG GACATTCATGTTGAGCATCGACAAGAAGATCGTTAACGACCGCATCACAACCTTCACCTCCGCCATCTGCCTGATGTTTGGCAGCTATTACTGCTTTAACATACACTACCCTGTGGAACTACGATCAACACTGGAGTTCCTCCAACg gtGTTTCTTTTCCATAAATCCTGAGAGAGGCACCAAGGTTGAAtccaagaagaaaaaagtgttcTCAGTCAATCCCAGAGTCCTCACTCTCATCTCAGACATTGCTGACTGA